A single Dasypus novemcinctus isolate mDasNov1 chromosome 4, mDasNov1.1.hap2, whole genome shotgun sequence DNA region contains:
- the SON gene encoding protein SON isoform X5, whose translation MATNIEQIFRSFVVSKFREIQQELSSGRSEGQLNGETNTPIEGNQAGDAAASARNLPNEEIVQKIEEVLSGVLDTELRYKPDLKEASRKSKCVSVQTDPTDEIPTKKSKKHKKHKNKKKKKKKEKEKKYKKQPEDSESKPKSHHDGNIDLESDSFLKFDSEPSAMALEHPVRAFDLPEISESPAFMLEPPAIAMVVSEPHIFETLNPATKTADLSVASTSVISEHSDESVAVTLEPSMTKILDSFPTAPVPATAAVLKSSEPIVTSVDYQMKAVLKPLESTSPETSKMLVEPPVAKVLEPSETFVVSSETSTEVHPEPSTSTAVGFPESSVTEVLRLPEQPVEVPPEIADSSMTRPQELLELPQTTALEVPESSVASAMELPGPPSTSMLELQGPPVTPVLELPGPSATLVPELPGAPSTPVPELPGPPATAVPELPGPSVTPVPQLPQELPGLPSPSMGLEPPQEVPEPPVMAQELPVLPVVTAAVELPGQPAVTVAMELTEQPVTTTELEQPLGMTAVEHPGQPEVTTASGLLGQPEATMVLELPGQPVATTALELPGQPSVTGVLELPGLPSATRALELSGQPVATGALELPGQLMAAGALEYSGQSGAAGALELLGQPLATGVLELPGQPGAPELPGQPVATVALEISVQSVVTTSELSTMTVSQSLEVPSTTALESYNTVAQELPTTLVGETSVTVGVDPLMAQESHMLASNTMETHMLASNTMDSQMLASNTMDSQMLASNTMDSQMLASSTMDSQMLASSTMDSQMLASSSMDSQMLATSTMDSQMLATSSMDSQMLATSSMDSQMLATSSMDSQMLATSSMDSQMLATSTMDSQMLATSTMDSQMLATSSMDSQMLASGTMDSQMLASGTMDAQMLASGTMDAQMLASSSQDSAMLGSKSPDPYRLAQDPYRLAQDAYRLGHDPYRLGHDAYRLGQDPYRLGHDPYRLTPDPYRMSPRPYRIAPRSYRIAPRPYRLAPRPLMLASRRSMMMSYAAERSMMSSYERSMMSYERSMMSPMAERSMMSAYERSMMSAYERSMMSPMAERSMMSAYERSMMSAYERSMMSPMADRSMMSMGADRSMMSSYSAADRSMMSSYSAADRSMMSSYTADRSMMSMAADSYTDSYTDTYTEAYMVPPLPPEEPPTMPPLPPEEPPMTPPLPPEEPPEGPALPTEQSALATENTWPTEVPALPPEESVTLPEPPVSQSESSEPSVVPANYSVSTSEPSMLVSEATVAVPEPPLEPESSVILAESAVVPEEREIVLETPMSETPIMSAETTMLPSDPPIMSEMAEPLDSMQASGQAVSQLTISLQEPAVAIPEPVQSTVEQPATAISEPPVVVALEPPALAVPEPPAVAALVPPVVAVSESPEPPAGAVPEIPAVALLEPRAMAESERVIVPVVSALEPPTLHILEPAVSVLQPAMIVSEPSVSVQESTVTISEPAVTVSKQIQIISTEMVLESTPMILESSVMATSHIIRGVNLISGHPNLAPEVSMQETPMHLREKSHDGHLKSDSYESECGINIDLNINNHLIAKEIEHNTVSAASTGVFGETGEEKSLPVSETEQCTVLVTCSGVSGTDVEGTLSSTGPFALESDGKGTIELTTAPAFSSVNKYDVEVSLATQDTEHDMVISTSPSGGSEADIEGPLPAKDIHLDLPSNNNLISRDAEGPLPIRESDQAMAVLSPKESGEDKEVPPPTEEVRPDSGFPTNIEDINEADLVRPLLPKDMERLANLRAGIEGPLLPSEVERDKSAASPVVVSIAERASESSSEEKDDYEIFVKVKDTHEKSKKNKNRDKGEKEKKRDSSLRSRSKRSKSSEHKRKRTSESRSRARKRSSKSKSHRSQTRSRSRSRRRRRSSRSRSKSRGRRSVSKEKRKRSPKHRSKSRERKRKRSSSRDNRKTVRARSRTPSRRSRSHTPSRRRRSRSVGRRRSFSISPSRRSRTPSRRSRTPSRRSRTPSRRSRTPSRRSRTPSRRSRTPSRRSRTPSRRSRTPSRRRRSRSVVRRRSFSISPVRLRRSRTPLRRRFSRSPIRRKRSRSSERGRSPKRLTDLDKAQLLEIAKANAAAMCAKAGVPLPPNLKPAPPPSIEEKVAKKSGGATIEELTEF comes from the exons TGGAAGGAGTGAAGGCCAGCTTAATGGTGAAACAAACACACCTATTGAAGGAAACCAGGCAGGTGATGCTGCTGCTTCTGCCAGGAACCTACCAAATGAAGAAATAGTGCAGAAGATAGAAGAAGTACTTTCTGGAGTTTTAGATACAGAACTACGGTATAAACCAG ACTTGAAGGAGGCCTCCAGAAAAAGTAAATGTGTATCCGTACAAACAGATCCTACTGATGAAATTCCTACCAAAAAGTCAAAGAAGcataaaaagcacaaaaataaaaagaagaaaaagaagaaagaaaaggaaaaaaaatataaaaaacagccAGAAGACTCTGAGTCAAAGCCGAAATCTCATCATGATGGGAACATAGATTTAGAGTCTGATTCCTTTTTGAAGTTTGATTCTGAGCCTTCAGCGATGGCACTGGAGCATCCTGTAAGAGCATTTGACCTACCTGAGATCAGTGAGTCTCCTGCATTTATGCTAGAACCTCCAGCAATAGCAATGGTAGTATCAGAGCCACACATCTTTGAAACTCTGAATCCAGCTACCAAAACTGCTGATTTGTCGGTTGCATCCACATCAGTCATCTCGGAGCATTCAGATGAGTCTGTGGCAGTAACGCTGGAACCATCCATGACCAAGATTTTGGATTCTTTTCCAACAGCACCAGTGCCTGCTACAGCAGCAGTACTGAAGTCATCTGAGCCAATTGTAACGTCAGTGGATTATCAGATGAAGGCTGTGCTGAAACCATTGGAGAGCACATCTCCAGAGACATCAAAGATGTTGGTAGAGCCTCCAGTAGCAAAAGTGCTAGAGCCGTCAGAAACCTTTGTAGTATCATCGGAGACATCTACAGAGGTGCACCCTGAGCCCAGCACATCTACAGCAGTGGGTTTTCCAGAGTCATCTGTAACTGAAGTGCTCAGATTGCCGGAGCAGCCTGTAGAAGTACCGCCAGAGATTGCAGATTCATCCATGACAAGACCACAAGAGTTGCTGGAGTTGCCTCAGACCACAGCGTTGGAGGTGCCGGAGTCGTCGGTGGCCTCAGCCATGGAGTTGCCGGGGCCACCTTCGACCTCTATGCTGGAGTTGCAGGGGCCCCCTGTGACTCCAGTGCTGGAGTTACCTGGGCCCTCTGCTACCCTGGTGCCAGAGTTGCCAGGGGCCCCTTCTACCCCAGTGCCTGAGTTGCCAGGGCCCCCTGCGACTGCAGTGCCTGAGTTGCCGGGGCCCTCTGTTACACCAGTGCCACAGTTGCCGCAGGAATTGCCAGGGCTCCCATCACCATCCATGGGGTTGGAGCCACCACAGGAGGTGCCAGAACCACCTGTGATGGCACAGGAGTTGCCAGTGTTGCCTGTGGTGACAGCGGCAGTAGAGTTGCCAGGGCAGCCTGCAGTAACAGTCGCAATGGAGTTGACCGAACAACCTGTGACGACGACAGAGTTGGAGCAGCCTTTGGGGATGACAGCGGTGGAACATCCTGGGCAGCCTGAGGTGACAACGGCATCAGGGTTGCTGGGGCAGCCTGAGGCAACGATGGTGCTGGAGTTGCCAGGACAACCAGTGGCAACGACAGCACTGGAGTTGCCGGGGCAGCCTTCGGTGACCGGGGTGCTAGAGTTGCCAGGGCTGCCCTCAGCAACTAGGGCGCTGGAGTTGTCAGGGCAGCCTGTGGCAACTGGGGCACTGGAGTTGCCTGGGCAGCTCATGGCAGCTGGGGCACTAGAGTACTCGGGGCAGTCTGGGGCAGCTGGCGCATTGGAGCTTTTGGGGCAGCCTTTGGCAACAGGGGTGCTGGAGTTGCCAGGGCAGCCTGGGGCGCCAGAGTTGCCCGGGCAGCCTGTGGCAACTGTGGCGCTGGAGATCTCTGTTCAGTCTGTCGTGACAACATCGGAGCTGTCAACGATGACCGTGTCGCAGTCCCTGGAGGTGCCCTCGACGACAGCGCTGGAATCCTATAATACGGTAGCACAGGAGCTGCCTACTACATTAGTGGGGGAGACTTCTGTAACAGTAGGAGTGGATCCCTTGATGGCCCAAGAATCCCATATGTTAGCTTCTAACACCATGGAGACCCATATGTTAGCGTCCAACACCATGGACTCCCAAATGCTAGCGTCCAACACCATGGACTCCCAGATGCTAGCGTCCAACACCATGGACTCCCAGATGTTAGCCTCTAGCACCATGGACTCCCAGATGTTAGCCTCTAGCACCATGGACTCCCAGATGTTAGCCTCTAGCTCCATGGACTCCCAGATGTTAGCAACCAGCACCATGGACTCCCAGATGTTAGCAACCAGCTCCATGGACTCCCAGATGTTAGCAACCAGTTCCATGGACTCCCAGATGTTAGCAACCAGCTCCATGGACTCCCAGATGTTAGCAACCAGCTCCATGGACTCCCAGATGTTAGCAACCAGCACCATGGACTCCCAGATGTTAGCAACCAGCACCATGGACTCCCAGATGTTAGCAACTAGCTCAATGGATTCCCAGATGTTAGCATCTGGTACTATGGACTCGCAAATGTTGGCCTCCGGCACCATGGATGCTCAGATGTTAGCGTCTGGTACCATGGATGCCCAGATGTTAGCTTCTAGCTCCCAAGATTCTGCTATGTTGGGTTCAAAATCTCCAGATCCCTATAGGTTAGCTCAGGATCCTTACAGGTTAGCTCAAGATGCCTACAGGTTAGGTCATGACCCATATAGGTTAGGTCATGATGCCTATAGGTTAGGGCAGGACCCCTATAGATTAGGTCATGACCCCTATAGACTAACTCCTGATCCCTATAGGATGTCGCCTAGACCCTATAGGATAGCACCCAGGTCCTACAGAATAGCACCAAGGCCATATAGGTTAGCACCTAGACCCCTGATGTTAGCATCTAGACGTTCTATGATGATGTCCTATGCTGCAGAGCGTTCTATGATGTCATCTTATGAACGCTCTATGATGTCTTATGAGCGGTCTATGATGTCCCCTATGGCTGAGCGCTCTATGATGTCAGCTTATGAGCGCTCTATGATGTCGGCCTATGAACGCTCTATGATGTCCCCTATGGCTGAGCGCTCTATGATGTCAGCTTATGAACGCTCTATGATGTCAGCTTATGAGCGCTCCATGATGTCCCCAATGGCTGACCGATCTATGATGTCCATGGGTGCCGACCGGTCTATGATGTCGTCATACTCTGCTGCTGACCGGTCTATGATGTCATCGTACTCTGCAGCTGATCGATCTATGATGTCATCTTACACTGCTGATCGTTCAATGATGTCTATGGCAGCTGATTCTTATACGGATTCTTATACTGACACATATACTGAGGCATATATGGTGCCACCTTTGCCTCCCGAAGAGCCCCCTACAATGCCGCCATTGCCACCTGAGGAGCCACCAATGACACCACCATTGCCTCCTGAGGAACCGCCAGAGGGTCCAGCTTTACCAACTGAGCAGTCAGCATTAGCAACTGAAAATACCTGGCCTACTGAGGTGCCAGCCTTACCTCCTGAAGAGTCAGTAACCCTGCCTGAGCCTCCTGTGAGTCAAAGTGAGAGTTCGGAGCCTTCTGTGGTACCTGCTAATTATTCAGTTTCAACATCAGAACCCTCAATGTTAGTATCAGAGGCTACTGTGGCTGTTCCAGAACCACCACTAGAGCCAGAATCTTCAGTAATACTTGCAGAGTCTGCTGTAGTACCAGAAGAACGTGAAATTGTTCTAGAGACACCAATGTCTGAAACTCCCATAATGTCAGCTGAAACAACTATGTTACCATCAGATCCTCCTATTATGTCAGAGATGGCAGAACCCCTTGATTCCATGCAAGCTTCAGGACAAGCTGTTTCACAGTTAACTATATCCCTGCAAGAACCAGCAGTAGCTATTCCAGAGCCAGTGCAGAGCACTGTGGAGCAGCCAGCCACAGCTATCTCAGAGCCACCAGTTGTGGTTGCTTTGGAGCCACCAGCCTTGGCTGTCCCAGAGCCACCGGCCGTGGCTGCCCTGGTGCCACCGGTTGTGGCTGTCTCGGAGTCCCCAGAGCCACCAGCTGGGGCTGTCCCGGAGATCCCGGCTGTGGCTCTCCTGGAGCCGCGGGCCATGGCTGAGTCAGAGCGTGTTATTGTGCCAGTTGTTTCTGCCCTGGAGCCGCCTACCCTGCATATCCTGGAGCCAGCAGTGTCGGTCCTTCAGCCTGCTATGATTGTGTCAGAACCATCTGTTTCTGTTCAAGAATCCACTGTGACAATTTCAGAGCCTGCTGTTACTGTCTCAAAACAGATTCAAATAATATCAACTGAGATGGTTTTGGAGTCTACGCCAATGATACTGGAGTCTAGTGTTATGGCCACATCTCACATTATAAGAGGAGTGAATTTAATATCTGGCCATCCTAATCTTGCTCCAGAAGTTAGCATGCAGGAGACTCCCATGCATTTAAGAGAAAAGTCACATGATGGACATTTGAAGAGTGACTCTTATGAAAGTGAATGTGGTATAAATATAGACCTTAATATAAATAATCATTTAATTGCTAAAGAGATAGAACATAATACAGTGTCTGCTGCCAGTACTGGTGTTTTTGGTGAAACTGGTGAAGAGAAAAGTTTGCCCGTCAGTGAGACTGAACAGTGCACAGTATTGGTTACCTGTTCTGGTGTTAGTGGAACTGATGTAGAAGGAACTCTGTCTTCTACTGGTCCTTTTGCTCTTGAATCTGATGGAAAAGGAACTATTGAACTTACCACAGCACCTGCTTTCAGTTCAGTTAACAAATATGATGTTGAAGTATCTTTAGCTACACAAGATACAGAACATGACATGGTAATTTCCACCAGCCCCAGTGGTGGTAGTGAAGCTGACATAGAGGGACCTTTACCTGCTAAAGACATTCATCTTGACTTACCATCTAACAATAACCTTATTAGCAGGGATGCAGAAGGACCATTACCTATTAGAGAGAGTGACCAGGCAATGGCAGTTCTCAGCCCTAAAGAAAGTGGAGAAGACAAAGAGGTACCTCCTCCCACTGAAGAGGTACGGCCTGATTCAGGGTTTCCTACCAATATCGAGGATATTAATGAAGCAGATTTAGTAAGACCATTACTTCCTAAGGACATGGAACGTCTTGCAAACCTTAGAGCTGGTATTGAAGGCCCTTTACTTCCAAGTGAAGTTGAACGTGACAAATCTGCTGCCAGTCCAGTTGTAGTAAGTATAGCAGAAAGAGCTTCAGAGTCATCTTCAGAGGAAAAAGATGATTATGAAATTTTTGTAAAAGTTAAGgacacacatgaaaaaagcaagaaaaataagaaCCGTGATAAaggtgagaaagagaagaaaagggactCTTCATTAAGATCTCGAAGTAAGCGTTCCAAGTCCTCTGAACACAAACGCAAGCGTACCAGTGAATCTCGTTCTAGGGCAAGGAAGAGATCATCTAAGTCCAAGTCTCATCGCTCCCAAACACGTTCTCGGTCACGTTCAAGACGCAGGAGAAGGAGCAGCAGGTCAAGATCAAAGTCTAGAGGAAGGCGGTCCGTATCAAAAGAGAAGCGTAAAAGATCTCCAAAGCACAGATCCAAgtccagggaaagaaaaagaaaaagatcaagcTCGAGGGATAACCGGAAAACAGTTAGAGCTCGAAGTCGCACCCCAAGTCGTCGAAGTCGGAGTCACACTCCAAGTCGTCGGAGAAGGTCTAGATCTGTTGGTAGAAGGAGGAGTTTTAGCATTTCCCCGAGCCGACGGAGCCGTACCCCAAGCCGACGGAGCCGTACCCCGAGCCGACGGAGCCGCACCCCGAGCCGTAGGAGCCGCACCCCGAGCCGACGGAGCCGCACCCCGAGCCGACGGAGCCGCACCCCGAGCCGACGGAGCCGTACACCGAGCCGACGGAGCCGAACCCCGAGCCGGCGGAGAAGATCAAGGTCTGTGGTAAGAAGACGAAGCTTTAGTATATCACCGGTCAGATTAAGGCGATCACGAACACCCTTGAGAAGAAGGTTTAGCAGGTCTCCTATCCGTCGTAAACGGTCCAGGTCTTCTGAAAGAGGCAGATCCCCTAAACGTCTGACAGATTTGG aTAAGGCTCAATTACTTGAAATAGCCAAAGCTAATGCAGCTGCCATGTGTGCTAAGGCTGGTGTTCCTTTACCGCCAAACCTAAAACCTGCGCCTCCACCCTCAATAGAAGAAAAAGTTGCTAAAAAGTCAGGAGGGGCTACTATAGAAGAACTAACTGAG TTTTAG